A genome region from Arachis duranensis cultivar V14167 chromosome 8, aradu.V14167.gnm2.J7QH, whole genome shotgun sequence includes the following:
- the LOC107461405 gene encoding endochitinase PR4, translated as MKMENKLPMILVAMALVMIASVSAQNCGCASDLCCSKYGYCGTGDDYCGDGCQQGPCYSSPSTPSTPSSGSGSVNVADVVTQDFFNSIISQAAANCEGKNFYTRDAFLSALNSYSTFGQLSSTDDSKREIAAAFAHFTHETGYFCYINEQNGASHNYCDSSYTQYPCNPNKQYFGRGPLQLTWNYNYGAAGNANNFDGLNAPETVGNDAVVSFKAALWFWMTNVRPVESQGFGATIRAINSGECNGGNTSEMNDRVNLYKQYCQDFGVAPGDNLTC; from the exons atgaaaatggaaaacaaGTTACCAATGATACTTGTGGCCATGGCACTTGTCATGATTGCGAGTGTTAGTGCTCAAAATTGTGGATGTGCATCGGACTTGTGTTGTAGCAAGTACGGATACTGTGGCACCGGCGACGATTATTGCGGCGACGGATGTCAACAGGGTCCTTGCTATAGCTCACCAAGCACTCCGAGCACTCCTAGCTCCGGCAGCGGTAGTGTTAACGTCGCCGACGTAGTCACACAAGATTTCTTCAATTCTATAATCAGCCAAGCTGCTGCTAATTGTGAAGGCAAAAATTTTTACACTCGCGACGCTTTTCTTAGCGCTCTCAATTCCTACAGTACTTTTGGTCAGCTGAGCTCAACCGACGACTCTAAGCGCGAAATTGCAGCTGCCTTTGCTCATTTTACACACGAAACTGGCT ACTTTTGTTATATTAATGAGCAAAATGGTGCATCACACAACTATTGTGACTCAAGCTACACACAATATCCATGCAACCCTAACAAGCAATACTTTGGTCGTGGACCTCTCCAACTAACATGGAACTACAACTACGGAGCGGCCGGAAACGCGAACAATTTCGACGGATTGAATGCGCCGGAGACGGTGGGGAATGATGCCGTGGTGTCATTCAAGGCGGCGTTGTGGTTTTGGATGACCAATGTAAGGCCAGTTGAGAGCCAGGGGTTTGGTGCAACCATTAGGGCCATTAATAGTGGTGAATGCAATGGTGGTAACACTTCGGAGATGAACGATCGTGTGAACCTATACAAACAATACTGTCAAGATTTTGGTGTTGCTCCTGGTGATAATCTTACTTGCTAA